The proteins below come from a single Thalassotalea ponticola genomic window:
- a CDS encoding IS256 family transposase gives MKEQSDTLNELCFELYAKGLTTRDIESVTESIYGQKLTRSAVSRITKSLYKEMEDFRKQKLCEYYPIIYLDATFIKTKRETVSSEAYYIVLAVKHDMTREVIGIYNAPTESASNWDDILLDLKARGLAQIDLAVIDNLAGLDSAIERHYQCRIQKCVLHMKRNILKKVKKSHRNDVAEDLRFVFNLEDQSDDREEFLLRARWLSDKWGKRYPSFKVFIDEVYMYYYATYLDFEPMIRNMIYTTNWIERLNKSFKRTLKIRNSMPSVDSVLTILSKVALDMNQTTYQYPISRFEKSNLFN, from the coding sequence ATGAAGGAGCAAAGTGATACATTAAATGAGCTTTGCTTCGAACTTTATGCTAAAGGTTTGACAACCCGAGATATCGAATCTGTAACCGAATCGATTTACGGTCAGAAACTGACGCGTAGCGCGGTATCACGCATCACCAAAAGTCTTTATAAAGAAATGGAGGACTTCAGAAAGCAGAAGCTGTGCGAGTACTATCCCATCATTTATCTCGACGCGACATTCATCAAGACAAAGCGTGAAACAGTTTCCAGTGAAGCTTATTACATTGTGCTGGCCGTTAAGCATGATATGACTCGCGAGGTTATCGGTATCTACAATGCGCCAACGGAATCGGCGTCAAATTGGGATGACATCTTATTAGACTTAAAAGCTCGAGGGCTCGCACAAATCGACCTCGCTGTGATAGATAACTTAGCCGGTTTAGATTCAGCCATTGAGCGCCATTATCAATGCCGAATTCAAAAATGCGTGTTGCATATGAAACGCAACATCTTAAAGAAAGTGAAAAAATCTCATCGTAATGATGTTGCTGAGGATTTAAGGTTTGTATTCAACTTAGAAGATCAATCGGATGATCGAGAGGAGTTTCTGCTCCGAGCGAGGTGGTTGTCTGATAAATGGGGTAAACGATATCCTAGCTTCAAAGTGTTTATAGATGAAGTATACATGTACTATTACGCGACCTATTTAGACTTTGAGCCGATGATCCGAAATATGATTTATACTACCAACTGGATCGAACGATTAAATAAATCATTCAAACGTACGCTCAAAATACGAAACTCTATGCCAAGCGTTGACTCAGTGTTAACCATTCTGAGTAAGGTTGCATTGGATATGAATCAAACGACTTACCAATACCCAATAAGTCGTTTTGAGAAAAGTAACTTATTTAACTAG
- the secG gene encoding preprotein translocase subunit SecG, whose amino-acid sequence MYYQIFLVIYLIIALVLVGFILLQQGKGADMGASFGAGSSATIFGSSGSGNFMTKTTTILATCFFLISLVLGNLTAQRTKATDEWNNLGGAEQVESATPASDVPVSDDKKENDVPN is encoded by the coding sequence ATGTATTATCAAATATTCTTAGTAATTTATCTGATCATAGCCTTAGTGCTTGTTGGTTTTATCTTGTTACAACAAGGCAAGGGTGCAGATATGGGTGCTTCCTTTGGTGCAGGTTCATCAGCAACCATTTTTGGTTCATCGGGTTCTGGTAACTTTATGACCAAAACAACAACGATTTTAGCAACCTGTTTCTTCTTGATCAGCTTAGTGTTAGGTAACTTAACAGCCCAACGCACAAAAGCAACAGATGAATGGAATAACCTAGGTGGCGCAGAGCAAGTTGAAAGCGCAACCCCAGCTTCAGATGTTCCAGTAAGCGATGACAAAAAAGAGAACGACGTTCCTAACTAA
- the tpiA gene encoding triose-phosphate isomerase, giving the protein MNRKIIVAANWKMNGDTQLINDMSAALNQLTYKNKQVIVCPAAPYLSQAVSAFSHPDIAVGAQTINDRESGAYTGEISALMLNDLNVQYTILGHSERRTHFGESSALVADKVAEALDKNLTVILCVGETLAQREQGETEAYLTSQLQAVLDKVGIKAFEQMIVAYEPLWAIGTGVSASAAVAQETHEFIRGYLASYDETIANRISILYGGSVNAGNCQELFSQTDIDGALIGGASLKVEEFKNICLAE; this is encoded by the coding sequence ATGAACAGAAAAATAATCGTTGCGGCCAATTGGAAAATGAATGGCGACACTCAATTGATTAACGATATGAGTGCTGCATTAAACCAGTTAACGTACAAAAATAAACAGGTTATTGTTTGTCCTGCGGCGCCTTATTTAAGTCAAGCCGTATCGGCGTTTTCTCATCCGGATATTGCCGTTGGTGCGCAAACCATCAACGATCGCGAAAGCGGTGCCTATACAGGTGAAATTTCTGCTTTGATGCTAAATGATTTGAATGTACAATACACGATTCTTGGTCATTCAGAGCGTCGCACGCACTTTGGCGAGAGCTCGGCGTTAGTCGCCGATAAAGTCGCTGAAGCGTTAGATAAGAATCTGACCGTGATTTTGTGTGTTGGTGAAACGCTAGCACAACGAGAGCAAGGTGAAACAGAAGCGTATTTGACATCTCAGCTACAAGCAGTGCTCGACAAAGTTGGCATTAAAGCGTTTGAGCAGATGATTGTTGCTTATGAACCATTATGGGCAATTGGTACTGGTGTAAGTGCATCGGCAGCGGTTGCACAAGAAACACACGAATTTATCCGTGGTTATTTGGCATCTTACGATGAAACTATTGCCAATCGTATTTCAATCTTGTACGGTGGCAGTGTAAATGCTGGCAATTGCCAAGAATTATTCTCGCAAACCGATATTGACGGAGCGTTAATCGGCGGAGCGAGTTTGAAAGTTGAAGAATTTAAGAACATCTGCCTAGCAGAATAG
- the glmM gene encoding phosphoglucosamine mutase, whose product MPDRKYFGTDGVRGLVGKAPINPEFVMKLGWAAGKVLATQGTKKVLIGKDTRISGYMLESALEAGFSAAGIDIGLMGPMPTPAVAYLTKTFRAEAGIVISASHNPFYDNGIKFFSTSGEKLPDDVELQIEKMIDEEMDCVHSAKLGKAMRIDDAAGRYIEFCKSNFPSEYSLNGLKIVVDCANGATYHIAPAVFRELGAEVIEYACSPNGTNINDDCGATSMANIAKLVLDKQADLGIALDGDGDRLMMVDHNGDVVDGDELIYIIAQNAKQRGTLNGGVVGTLMSNMGLELALKALDIPFTRAKVGDRYVMEQLKQNGWTLGAENSGHIINLDCTSTGDGIVAALNVLEAIAQSGKSLAQLKAGMNKLPQILVNVRFNENTDPLNDDAVNESVRQVESALAGKGRVLLRKSGTEPLIRVMVEGPNQGDVTRLAHVIADTVKAVTA is encoded by the coding sequence GTGCCAGATAGAAAGTATTTTGGAACTGATGGCGTACGAGGTTTGGTTGGCAAAGCACCAATTAACCCAGAGTTTGTGATGAAACTAGGCTGGGCTGCGGGTAAAGTGTTGGCCACCCAAGGCACTAAAAAAGTGTTAATTGGTAAAGACACTCGTATCTCTGGTTACATGCTTGAATCCGCTTTAGAAGCGGGTTTCTCAGCGGCGGGTATTGATATTGGTCTTATGGGACCAATGCCGACACCGGCTGTTGCTTACTTGACCAAAACATTCCGCGCTGAAGCGGGTATTGTGATCAGTGCCTCGCACAACCCATTTTACGATAATGGTATAAAGTTCTTTTCAACCTCAGGTGAAAAGCTACCGGACGATGTTGAGTTACAAATCGAGAAAATGATCGACGAAGAAATGGATTGTGTTCACTCGGCAAAACTTGGTAAAGCGATGCGTATCGATGATGCGGCAGGTCGATATATCGAGTTTTGTAAAAGTAATTTCCCCTCAGAATACTCACTTAATGGTTTGAAAATTGTGGTTGATTGCGCCAACGGTGCAACGTATCACATCGCGCCAGCGGTATTTAGAGAGCTGGGTGCCGAAGTTATTGAGTACGCTTGCTCGCCAAACGGTACCAATATTAATGACGATTGTGGTGCCACTTCAATGGCCAATATTGCCAAGCTTGTATTAGATAAGCAAGCTGACTTAGGTATTGCCCTTGACGGTGATGGCGATCGATTAATGATGGTTGACCACAATGGCGATGTCGTCGATGGTGATGAACTAATTTACATTATTGCGCAAAATGCCAAACAGCGCGGCACGTTGAACGGTGGTGTTGTAGGCACACTGATGAGCAATATGGGGCTCGAGCTGGCACTGAAGGCGTTAGATATTCCATTTACTCGAGCTAAAGTCGGCGACCGATATGTTATGGAGCAACTGAAGCAAAACGGTTGGACCTTAGGCGCAGAAAACTCAGGTCACATTATCAATTTAGATTGCACATCAACGGGTGACGGCATCGTCGCCGCATTGAACGTACTCGAAGCCATTGCACAATCGGGTAAATCACTAGCCCAGCTGAAGGCTGGCATGAATAAGTTACCGCAAATACTCGTCAATGTTCGCTTTAACGAGAATACCGACCCGCTTAACGATGACGCAGTAAACGAAAGTGTTCGTCAAGTTGAGAGTGCATTAGCCGGTAAAGGACGCGTGTTGTTGCGCAAATCGGGTACCGAGCCATTGATTCGCGTTATGGTAGAAGGCCCGAATCAAGGTGACGTGACGCGTCTAGCTCACGTTATCGCCGATACCGTAAAAGCGGTTACAGCATAG
- the folP gene encoding dihydropteroate synthase, with translation MRFASKVLDLSQPQVMGILNVTPDSFSDGGNFNRLDNALRQAEKMIADGASIIDVGGESTRPGAAEVQMQQELDRVIPVITAISQRFDTVISIDTSKAMVMQEAIVAGAGMINDVRALQNEGCLDVAASCDVPICLMHMQGMPRTMQDNPVYHDIIGDINQFFKQRIDACNKAGIDRKRLILDPGYGFGKTLEQNYQLLARQAELLSLGLPILSGMSRKSMIGNLLNCDVEQRLAGSLSAAVIAAIHGASIIRVHDVKQTVDALAVLEYTTKWTQAGA, from the coding sequence ATGCGATTTGCCTCCAAAGTTCTTGATCTCTCTCAGCCACAAGTGATGGGCATCCTTAACGTAACGCCAGACTCATTTTCTGATGGCGGAAACTTCAATCGTCTCGATAACGCATTGCGACAGGCGGAGAAAATGATCGCAGATGGCGCATCCATTATTGATGTTGGTGGTGAATCAACAAGGCCCGGTGCAGCAGAAGTGCAAATGCAACAAGAGCTCGACCGCGTGATACCGGTGATCACAGCCATTAGCCAGCGCTTTGACACCGTGATTTCCATCGATACCAGTAAAGCCATGGTAATGCAAGAAGCGATTGTGGCAGGCGCGGGGATGATTAATGATGTGCGAGCACTACAAAATGAGGGTTGTTTAGACGTAGCCGCGTCGTGCGATGTGCCAATTTGCTTAATGCACATGCAGGGCATGCCACGCACTATGCAGGATAACCCCGTGTACCACGATATCATTGGCGATATTAATCAGTTTTTTAAGCAACGCATCGACGCGTGTAATAAAGCTGGTATTGATCGCAAACGGTTAATCTTAGATCCTGGCTATGGCTTTGGCAAAACGTTAGAGCAAAATTATCAATTGTTGGCGCGCCAGGCGGAGTTGCTCTCGTTGGGATTACCGATTTTGTCGGGCATGTCGCGTAAATCGATGATTGGAAATTTATTAAATTGTGATGTGGAACAACGGCTTGCTGGCAGTTTGAGCGCAGCAGTGATAGCAGCGATACACGGCGCTTCAATTATTAGAGTACACGATGTGAAGCAAACAGTTGACGCGCTAGCGGTACTTGAATACACCACAAAATGGACACAAGCCGGTGCTTAG
- the ftsH gene encoding ATP-dependent zinc metalloprotease FtsH, translating into MSDMVKNLILWLVIAVVLMSVFQSFTPNNTADSKLDYTQFISDTRAGQVGEVRIEADGTINGTMRNGQTFTTMIPTQYDKDLLNDLIQNNVKVEGVPPEEPSLLASIFVNWFPMLLLIGVWIFFMRQMQGGGGKGAMSFGKSKARLLSDDQIKTTFADVAGCDEAKEEVAELVDYLRDPSKFQKLGGRIPSGILMVGQPGTGKTLLAKAIAGEAKVPFFSISGSDFVEMFVGVGASRVRDMFDQAKKSAPCIIFIDEIDAVGRQRGAGLGGGHDEREQTLNQMLVEMDGFEGTEGVIVIAATNRPDVLDPALLRPGRFDRQVTVGLPDIRGREQILKVHMRKVPIADDVDAAVIARGTPGFSGADLANLVNEAALFAARTSRRLVSMVEFDKAKDKIMMGAERRSMVMSESEKEMTAYHEAGHAIVGRMVPEHDPVYKVSIIPRGRALGVTMYLPEQDRVSHSKMHLESMISSLYGGRIAEDIIYGSDKVSTGASNDIERATEIARKMVTQWGLSEKMGPMLYAEEEGEVFLGRTAAQHKHMSDDTAKDIDDEVRAIIERNYKRAEDILNNNMDILHAMKDALMKYETIDADQIDDLMARVDVRAPKGYGDENRNDQPPSASAPSPTSTDKPADEPAN; encoded by the coding sequence TTGAGCGATATGGTTAAAAATTTAATATTATGGCTAGTCATAGCCGTTGTACTGATGTCGGTATTTCAAAGTTTTACGCCAAACAACACGGCGGATTCAAAACTCGATTATACCCAATTTATTTCTGATACCCGTGCTGGTCAGGTAGGCGAGGTTCGCATTGAAGCAGATGGTACCATCAACGGTACCATGCGCAACGGACAGACCTTTACCACGATGATCCCAACACAGTATGACAAAGATTTGCTCAACGACTTGATTCAGAACAACGTTAAAGTTGAAGGGGTCCCGCCTGAAGAGCCTAGCTTACTGGCCAGTATTTTTGTCAACTGGTTCCCAATGCTATTGTTGATTGGTGTATGGATATTCTTCATGCGTCAAATGCAAGGTGGTGGCGGTAAAGGCGCAATGAGTTTTGGTAAGTCAAAAGCGCGCCTGTTATCTGACGATCAAATTAAAACCACGTTTGCCGACGTTGCCGGTTGTGATGAAGCCAAAGAAGAAGTTGCCGAGCTTGTTGATTACTTGCGCGACCCGTCTAAGTTCCAGAAACTGGGTGGGCGCATCCCATCAGGTATTCTTATGGTGGGTCAGCCAGGTACCGGTAAAACACTATTAGCGAAAGCCATTGCCGGTGAAGCGAAAGTGCCATTTTTCTCTATTTCTGGTTCAGATTTTGTCGAGATGTTTGTTGGTGTGGGTGCGTCGCGTGTACGCGACATGTTCGACCAAGCGAAGAAATCAGCACCTTGTATTATTTTCATCGATGAGATTGATGCGGTAGGCCGTCAGCGTGGTGCGGGTCTAGGTGGCGGTCACGACGAGCGCGAGCAAACCTTGAACCAAATGCTTGTTGAAATGGACGGCTTTGAAGGGACTGAAGGCGTTATCGTTATTGCCGCGACTAACCGTCCAGACGTGTTAGATCCGGCGTTATTGCGTCCTGGTCGTTTTGACCGCCAAGTCACGGTGGGCTTACCGGATATTCGCGGTCGTGAGCAAATCTTGAAAGTTCACATGCGCAAAGTACCGATTGCCGATGATGTTGATGCGGCAGTAATTGCACGAGGTACGCCAGGTTTCAGTGGTGCCGATTTAGCAAACTTGGTTAATGAAGCCGCGTTATTCGCCGCTCGTACCAGTCGTCGCTTAGTGTCTATGGTTGAATTTGACAAGGCGAAAGACAAAATCATGATGGGTGCAGAGCGCCGTTCAATGGTGATGAGTGAGTCTGAAAAAGAAATGACGGCTTATCACGAAGCTGGTCATGCCATCGTCGGCCGTATGGTGCCTGAGCACGATCCGGTATACAAGGTCAGTATCATTCCACGTGGTCGCGCTTTGGGTGTAACGATGTATTTGCCAGAACAAGATCGGGTAAGTCACAGTAAAATGCACCTAGAAAGTATGATTTCGTCATTGTACGGCGGCCGTATTGCCGAAGACATTATCTACGGTAGTGATAAAGTATCGACCGGTGCGTCAAATGATATTGAACGCGCGACTGAAATCGCACGTAAAATGGTTACCCAATGGGGTCTTTCTGAAAAGATGGGTCCGATGCTGTATGCGGAAGAAGAAGGCGAAGTTTTCTTAGGTCGCACGGCAGCTCAGCACAAACACATGTCTGATGATACTGCTAAAGATATCGACGACGAAGTCCGTGCTATTATCGAGCGCAACTATAAGCGCGCAGAAGATATCTTAAATAACAACATGGATATTTTACACGCGATGAAAGACGCATTGATGAAATATGAAACCATCGATGCCGATCAAATTGACGACTTAATGGCTCGCGTAGATGTACGAGCTCCAAAAGGGTATGGCGATGAGAACCGCAATGATCAGCCGCCGTCAGCAAGTGCTCCGTCACCGACGAGTACCGACAAACCGGCTGATGAGCCAGCAAACTAG
- the rlmE gene encoding 23S rRNA (uridine(2552)-2'-O)-methyltransferase RlmE, whose product MSKAKKSRSASSNRWMQEHFDDEFVKKAQKLGLRSRAVFKIEEINNKDKLIKKGMNVVDLGAAPGGWSEYAVKVVGDEGNVIACDILPMEPLPGVAFLQGDFREDAVLEALLDRIDGRNVDVVMSDMAHNFSGNEATDQARNMYLVELALDMCHQVLKKNGSFVVKVFQGEGFDQYMKDVKSCFNAVKTRKPDSSRARSREVYIVATGYKL is encoded by the coding sequence ATGAGCAAAGCTAAAAAAAGTCGTAGCGCCAGTTCCAATCGTTGGATGCAAGAGCATTTCGACGATGAATTTGTAAAGAAAGCGCAAAAACTTGGTTTGCGTTCGCGTGCCGTGTTTAAGATTGAAGAGATCAACAACAAAGACAAGTTGATCAAAAAGGGCATGAACGTCGTAGATTTAGGTGCCGCGCCGGGCGGCTGGTCCGAATACGCAGTGAAGGTCGTTGGTGATGAAGGCAATGTTATCGCCTGTGACATCTTACCAATGGAGCCGCTACCCGGGGTTGCATTTTTACAAGGTGATTTTCGCGAAGACGCGGTGCTCGAGGCGCTACTCGATCGCATTGACGGACGCAATGTAGATGTGGTGATGTCCGATATGGCACATAACTTCAGTGGTAATGAAGCCACAGATCAAGCGCGTAACATGTATTTAGTCGAGTTAGCGTTAGATATGTGTCATCAAGTGTTGAAGAAAAACGGCAGTTTTGTGGTCAAAGTATTTCAAGGGGAAGGCTTCGATCAATACATGAAAGACGTGAAAAGCTGTTTCAACGCCGTGAAAACCCGTAAACCAGATTCGTCTCGAGCCCGTTCTCGAGAGGTATATATAGTAGCTACAGGCTACAAACTGTAG
- the yhbY gene encoding ribosome assembly RNA-binding protein YhbY: MNLSKKQITYLKGLAHSLKPVVLLGANGLTEGVVAEIDAALNHHELIKVKIPTDDREIKQLIIDAIVRETNAIKVQTIGKTLIIYRQSDDKKIQIPRI, translated from the coding sequence ATGAATCTATCAAAAAAGCAAATTACCTACCTTAAAGGATTAGCTCACTCGTTAAAACCAGTCGTGTTATTGGGCGCAAACGGATTAACCGAAGGCGTGGTTGCCGAAATCGACGCTGCGCTTAATCACCACGAATTGATCAAAGTTAAAATTCCAACCGATGACCGTGAAATCAAGCAACTCATCATTGATGCCATTGTCCGCGAAACCAATGCGATAAAAGTGCAAACGATTGGTAAAACATTGATCATTTATCGCCAAAGTGACGATAAAAAAATTCAAATTCCTCGCATTTAA
- a CDS encoding 3'-5' exonuclease, translating into MTSVQQYANTWLKRYPTWGSAEQALLTLTAKEKIKTLPQYSAGERDIVIVSKNSVNASIDDMLTHRWLGFDTEARPNFRAEDNFATCLIQIATPNTCYLLHLNELQSFSALAPVLEAKHIVKIGIGLRGDSKNLRANHAVDLVNSLDLVAVFKRLGRKKGAGAQHLVATLFNQYLRKSKRVSLSNWSKTPLTGQQISYAAQDAMVPLDCFVFLDKISRNYTPHCPAWLTQMLQATRPSDILESPR; encoded by the coding sequence ATGACCAGTGTACAACAATATGCGAATACGTGGCTAAAACGGTATCCTACATGGGGAAGTGCGGAGCAAGCGTTGCTCACCTTAACGGCCAAGGAAAAGATCAAAACCTTACCTCAATACAGCGCAGGTGAAAGAGACATCGTGATTGTCAGTAAAAACTCTGTTAATGCGTCTATCGACGATATGTTAACTCACCGCTGGCTAGGCTTTGATACAGAGGCTCGACCAAATTTTCGAGCAGAAGATAATTTTGCCACGTGTCTGATCCAAATAGCAACGCCGAACACGTGCTATTTGTTACACCTCAATGAGCTGCAATCATTCAGCGCACTAGCGCCAGTGTTGGAAGCAAAACACATTGTGAAAATAGGCATTGGCCTGCGCGGCGATAGTAAAAATTTGCGAGCAAACCACGCTGTTGACTTAGTCAACAGCTTAGATCTTGTTGCCGTGTTTAAACGTTTGGGAAGAAAAAAAGGGGCGGGTGCACAACACCTTGTTGCCACCTTGTTTAACCAGTACCTTCGCAAAAGTAAACGGGTTTCATTGAGTAACTGGAGTAAAACACCATTGACTGGGCAACAAATAAGCTATGCTGCTCAAGACGCAATGGTGCCACTTGATTGTTTTGTGTTTTTAGACAAAATCAGCCGGAACTACACGCCACACTGTCCGGCTTGGCTTACTCAGATGCTCCAAGCCACTAGACCAAGTGATATACTGGAGAGCCCGCGTTAA
- a CDS encoding Na/Pi cotransporter family protein produces the protein MAINYPMLLTTLGGLGIFLIGMVIMTNALHELAGTALRRVLLRFTKSPTTGAVTGAISTAILQSSSATTVAAVGFVGAGIITFSESLGIIFGANIGTTITGWLVALVGFKLQLTNVLLPLIFIGALLKLFTKGKLAAVGMVMAGFGLIFVGISQLQQGMSGLQSVITPETFPDDSPLGRLKLVLIGIAITLVTQSSSAGVATAITALYAGAINFNQAAALVIGMDVGTTITALMVTIGGSVAVKRTGYSHVVYNILTAIGALILLTPFTYLYELLFPDQLQRNGEIALVAFHTVFNALGVLLILPFTRHFAALMKRLVGREQKSFTQSLETAFLAHPDVALTAAKSAVIPQFVELLRYLHWLLGDRRSQVTGEFGQLEIALDRTHEYVDLIHIDKREKPDWFTLVSLIHLLDHMQRLHERCYDKNVMSLQQSGQHVLYSSVAELVYSIELMLNSIESGDFYQSYRQIRDCDNYLKPSLEQYRQDIVQRIANGEITVPEATQSLDSARALQRLLHNLHRASYYIADINEAITK, from the coding sequence ATGGCTATTAATTACCCAATGTTATTGACGACCCTTGGCGGTTTAGGGATTTTCCTAATCGGTATGGTGATCATGACCAACGCCCTGCATGAACTTGCGGGTACGGCGTTGCGACGGGTGTTGCTTAGGTTTACCAAAAGTCCTACAACAGGGGCCGTAACCGGAGCCATCAGTACCGCAATATTGCAATCATCAAGCGCCACAACGGTCGCCGCCGTCGGTTTTGTTGGTGCTGGTATTATTACATTTTCTGAAAGTTTAGGGATTATCTTTGGCGCCAATATCGGAACAACCATTACTGGCTGGTTGGTCGCTTTAGTCGGTTTCAAACTGCAGTTAACCAATGTGCTTTTACCACTGATATTTATTGGCGCATTGTTAAAACTATTTACCAAGGGCAAACTGGCTGCTGTTGGTATGGTGATGGCGGGCTTTGGCCTAATTTTTGTTGGCATTTCACAATTGCAGCAAGGCATGTCAGGTTTGCAAAGTGTGATAACACCTGAAACATTTCCCGATGATAGTCCGCTAGGTCGGTTAAAATTGGTACTTATTGGTATCGCCATTACCTTAGTGACGCAATCGTCAAGTGCAGGTGTAGCCACGGCAATTACCGCGTTGTACGCAGGGGCTATTAATTTTAATCAAGCGGCCGCGTTAGTTATAGGCATGGATGTAGGCACCACAATTACCGCGTTAATGGTGACCATTGGGGGCTCGGTTGCAGTCAAGCGAACGGGGTATTCGCACGTGGTGTATAATATCCTCACGGCCATCGGTGCATTAATTTTACTTACCCCATTTACCTACCTTTACGAGTTACTATTCCCAGACCAGCTACAGCGTAACGGGGAAATCGCCTTGGTGGCATTTCACACCGTGTTTAATGCCTTAGGGGTCTTGTTGATATTGCCGTTTACCCGACATTTTGCCGCATTGATGAAACGTTTGGTTGGCCGCGAGCAAAAGTCTTTTACTCAGTCTTTAGAAACTGCGTTTCTCGCTCATCCCGATGTGGCGTTGACCGCCGCAAAATCCGCCGTGATACCACAGTTTGTTGAGCTTCTCAGATACCTTCACTGGCTGTTAGGCGATCGGCGATCGCAAGTGACCGGCGAGTTTGGTCAATTAGAGATTGCCTTAGATCGCACTCATGAATACGTTGATTTGATTCATATTGATAAACGAGAGAAACCTGATTGGTTTACCTTAGTGTCGTTGATTCATTTACTCGATCACATGCAACGTTTACACGAACGCTGCTATGATAAAAATGTCATGTCACTGCAGCAAAGTGGCCAACACGTATTATACAGCAGTGTTGCAGAATTGGTTTACAGTATAGAGCTCATGTTAAATAGCATAGAGTCCGGTGATTTTTATCAATCATATCGACAAATTAGAGATTGTGATAATTATCTTAAGCCATCACTTGAACAATACCGACAAGACATTGTGCAACGTATTGCCAATGGCGAGATAACGGTGCCAGAAGCAACGCAATCGTTAGATTCTGCCAGAGCACTACAACGGCTTTTACACAATTTGCACCGCGCTAGTTACTATATAGCGGACATTAATGAAGCGATAACAAAATGA
- a CDS encoding cation:proton antiporter: MHNSAATPLLFLGFILLISLVISPIANRFNIPRASLFIVCGLVIGQVSPEPILQLVKQWFSSIANVTLLIIGYLLGTRLTRDYLTNYAKIVSLSTFTIVLCTFGVVCLGLLLLGFPIEVAAIMASIALATDPAATLDVIKQSRFNNRFTKTLEGIVALDDAAALIVFSITLSILSVFNTNDRSLLLIGQMLWELIGAVVLGGGVGLLLVWLLNLKQYDITHTQSVLVESLGLILLTGGLAIYLELSFLLAAMVMGLVVVNFSDQSLDHLHELEYIEHPLLVLFFVLAGASVAPVLNNNLIWLLSGYVFLRIVGRFLGGYSIPTDALSKTNKKWLGIALLPQAGIAVGLALLAGQHFESHANTIISATITLTVLFEIVGPVLTSYALTRNKK; encoded by the coding sequence ATGCACAACAGCGCTGCAACTCCACTTCTATTTCTTGGGTTTATACTGTTGATTTCATTGGTGATATCACCAATTGCCAATCGTTTTAATATTCCTCGTGCATCGCTGTTTATCGTTTGTGGTTTGGTCATTGGGCAGGTAAGTCCCGAGCCCATTTTACAACTGGTCAAACAATGGTTTAGCAGCATTGCCAACGTAACCTTGTTAATTATCGGTTATTTACTCGGTACGCGATTAACCCGAGATTATTTAACCAACTACGCTAAAATCGTTTCGTTAAGCACGTTTACCATCGTACTCTGCACGTTTGGCGTCGTATGTCTTGGCTTATTATTGTTGGGCTTTCCTATTGAAGTTGCGGCAATAATGGCATCGATTGCCCTAGCCACCGATCCTGCAGCGACACTCGATGTGATCAAACAGTCGCGTTTTAATAATCGATTTACCAAAACCTTGGAAGGTATAGTCGCTTTAGATGATGCAGCGGCACTGATTGTATTTTCTATAACCTTGTCAATTCTCAGTGTTTTCAACACAAATGATAGGTCGTTACTACTCATTGGGCAGATGTTATGGGAACTGATCGGCGCGGTTGTGTTAGGTGGTGGTGTCGGCTTATTACTGGTCTGGTTGCTCAATTTGAAACAATACGACATTACCCACACTCAATCGGTTCTGGTTGAATCGTTAGGACTGATATTGTTAACAGGTGGCTTAGCCATATACCTCGAGTTGTCATTCTTATTGGCGGCCATGGTCATGGGGTTGGTGGTGGTCAACTTTTCCGATCAATCACTTGACCATTTACACGAACTTGAATACATCGAGCACCCGTTGCTGGTGTTGTTTTTTGTTCTCGCCGGCGCCTCTGTGGCACCGGTGCTTAATAATAATCTGATTTGGTTGCTCAGCGGTTACGTTTTCCTGCGCATTGTTGGTCGCTTTCTCGGTGGCTATAGCATCCCAACTGACGCGCTTTCAAAGACAAACAAAAAGTGGTTAGGTATTGCCTTGCTACCACAAGCTGGTATTGCCGTTGGTCTGGCACTGTTAGCCGGTCAGCACTTTGAGAGTCATGCCAATACCATCATCTCGGCAACCATTACCCTCACCGTGTTATTTGAAATCGTTGGTCCTGTGCTCACAAGCTATGCGCTAACGCGCAACAAGAAGTGA